Proteins encoded in a region of the Oncorhynchus gorbuscha isolate QuinsamMale2020 ecotype Even-year linkage group LG16, OgorEven_v1.0, whole genome shotgun sequence genome:
- the LOC123999900 gene encoding TOM1-like protein 2 isoform X5, protein MEICDIINETEEGPKDAIRALKKRLSGNRNYREVMLGLTVLETCVKNCGHRFHVLVANRDFIDGVLVKIISPKTNPPTIVQDKVLALIQAWADAFRSSPDLTGVVHIYEELKRKGIEFPMADLDTLSPIHTPQRGLPEVDPAVLKYKAPIQPHATATLPKPAADPAPAPAPAPLTPILQIPHIPNVQGPITANPEQIARLRSELDIVRGNTKVMSEMLTEMVPGQEDSSDLELLQELNRTCRAMQQRVVELISRVSNEEVTEELLHVNDDLNNIFLRYERYERYRSGRAAQNNGLMEMLSEATEDNLIDLTPGSPAVVSLRATSTPPSSIPPVTSPRAGATASPARTLIQDPTSCPSTLSTQLAGLDVGGVSVSGTLSSLSGHNPGDDFDMFAQTRTSSLADQRKNVKYEDPRALGGLASALDVRQQNATGGLRVIGDDNPELELPIDSWLITQGMIPVSQSSVMDDIEEWLCADVKGDGLDGEEGVTSEEFDKFLEDRAKVVDSLPSLPGDEPGPPLSAPSGTRKKAERTEDALFAL, encoded by the exons ATGGAGATCTGTGACATCATCAATGAGACGGAGGAAGG GCCTAAAGATGCCATCCGGGCGCTGAAGAAGAGACTGAGTGGGAACAGGAACTACCGGGAGGTGATGCTAGGATTGACG GTGCTGGAGACGTGTGTAAAGAACTGCGGCCACCGGTTTCATGTCCTCGTGGCTAACCGGGACTTCATTGATGGTGTCCTCGTCAAAATCATCTCCCCCAAAACCAACCCCCCAACCATCGTACAGGACAAAGTCCTGGCTCTGATCCAG GCCTGGGCGGATGCCTTCAGGAGTAGTCCTGACCTGACGGGGGTGGTCCATATTTATGAGGAGCTGAAGAGGAAAGGCATCGAGTTCCCCATGGCTGACCTGGACACTCTGTCACCCATCCACACACCACAGAGG ggTCTACCAGAGGTGGACCCAGCTGTACTAAAGTACAAAGCCCCCATCCAGCCCCACGCTACAGCCACCCTCCCCAAGCCTGCAGCCGACCCGGCTCCGGCCCCGGCCCCCGCCCCCCTCACCCCCATCCTACAGATACCACACATCCCCAACGTACAGGGCCCCATCACCGCCAACCCTGAACAG ATCGCCCGGCTGCGCAGTGAACTGGACATAGTGAGGGGAAACACCAAAGTGATGTCAGAGATGCTGACTGAGATGGTGCCTGGACAGGAGGACTCCTCGGACCTGGAACTCCTTCAG gagctGAACAGGACGTGCAGGGCCATGCAGCAGCGGGTGGTGGAGCTGATCTCCCGGGTCTCCAACGAGGAGGTGACAGAGGAGCTGCTGCACGTCAACGACGACCTCAACAACATCTTCCTACGATAcgagag GTATGAGAGGTACCGGTCGGGTAGAGCGGCTCAGAATAACGGG CTAATGGAG ATGCTGAGTGAAGCCACAGAGGACAACCTGATAGACCTAACGCCAGGCTCGCCCGCTGTGGTCAGCCTCCGAGCCACCTCCACACCCCCGTCCAGCATCCCCCCTGTGACCTCCCCTAGGGCTGGGGCTACAGCCTCCCCTGCCCGGACCCTGATCCAAGACCCTACCTCTTGTCCCTCAACTCTGTCCACTCAGCTCGCCGGCCTGG atgtggGTGGGGTTAGTGTCAGTGGTACCCTGTCCTCTCTGTCGGGGCACAACCCTGGAGACGACTTTGACATGTTTGCTCAGACCAGGACCAGCTCTCTGGCAGATCAACGCAAAAA tgtgaaGTACGAGGACCCTCGAGCCCTGGGTGGGCTTGCCTCAGCTCTGGACGTCAGACAACAGAACGCCACTGGAGGG ctGAGGGTCATAGGGGATGATAACCCAGAGTTGGAGCTGCCCATAGACAGCTGGCTTATTACCCAAGGAATG ATCCCCGTATCGCAGTCCTCTGTCATGGATGACATAGAGGAGTGGCTCTGTGCTGATGTG AAAGGCGATGGTTTAGATGGTGAGGAAGGGGTGACGAGTGAAG agtTTGATAAGTTTCTGGAGGATCGAGCGAAGGTGGTCGATTCCTTACCATCGCTCCCTGGTGATGAGCCTGGTCCCCCTCTCAGCGCCCCCAGCGGCACCCGCAAGAAGGCTGAACGGACGGAGGATGCCCTCTTTGCCTTGTAG